A window of Gemmatimonadota bacterium genomic DNA:
GCGCGAAGAACTCCAATCGGGCAAACCCGTTATCGGCATCGCGCAAACGGGGGGCGACCTCACCCCCTGCAATCGCATTCACGTCGAATTGGTCGATCGCGTCAAAGCAGGTATCCGCGACAACGGCGGCATACCCTTTGAATTTCCCGTACACCCCATTGCTGAACAGGGCAAAAGGCCCACGGCTGCCCTTGACCGCAACCTCGCCTACCTCGGACTGGTCGAAATCCTGCACGGCTATCCCATTGACGGCGTCGTCCTCACCACAGGATGTGACAAAACCACACCCGCCTGCATCATGGCCACCTGCACCATGAACCTCCCCTCCATCGTCCTGTCTGGCGGCCCCATGCTCGATGGGCACTGGCGCGGTCGTCTGGCTGGATCGGGCACGGTTGTATGGGAAGCCCGCGAACGCTATGCGGCTGGAGAAATCGACTACGACGGATTCATGGATATCGTCACATCATCCTCGCCCAGTGTGGGTCACTGCAACACAATGGGAACCGCCCTATCCATGAACGCATTAGCTGAAGCACTTGGACTATCGCTTACCGGATGTGCGGCCATCCCCGCCCCCTATCGCGCCCGCAAGCAAATGGCCTATCGCACGGGCCTGCGCATCGTCGATATGGTCAAAGAAGATCTCACCCCGGACAAGGTCCTCACGCCAGAAGCCTTCCAAAACGCCATTGTCGTCAACTCAGCGCTCGGCGGTTCGACAAACGCACCGGTCCATATCACTGCCATGGCGCGACACATCGGGCTGGAACTGCCGGCAAAAGACTGGCAAACCCATGGTCACCACATACCCCTGCTCGTCAACTGTCAGCCCGCAGGCGAATACCTCGGCGAAGCCTTTTATCGCGCCGGTGGCGTGCCCGCCGTCATGGCCGAACTCGTCAAAGCCGACAAACTCCACACCTACTGCCAGACCGTCACCGGCAAAACCATAGGTGAAAATCTCAAAGACATCGCCATTGAAGACGAGCGCGTCATCAAACCCTATGATCAACCCTTAAAAGAAAACGCCGGGTTCATCGTACTCAGCGGCAACCTCTTTGAAGCAGGCTTGCTCAAAACCTCTGTAATAGGCGACGACTTCCGCAAAAAATATCTCCAGCGCGCAGGCGATGAAAACGCCTGGGAAGGCACAGCTGTGGTCTTCGATGGCCCCGAAGATTATCACCACCGCATAAACGATCCCGATTTACCCATCGACGAAAATTCCCTGCTCTTCGTGCGCTATTGCGGCCCCGTGGGCTATCCCGGCTCAGCCGAAGTCGTCAACATGCTCCCGCCTGACCGCCTCGTGCAGGCGGGCATTTCCGAACTGCCCTGCATCGGCGATGGACGTCAAAGCGGCACCTCTGCCAGCCCATCCATACTCAACGCCTCGCCCGAAGCCACAGTGGGCGGTGGGCTCGCCTTTCTCAAGACGGGTGACCGCGTGCGCATCGACCTCAACACCTGCACGGCCAATGTCCTCGTAAGCGACCGAGAACTCGCCCAGCGCAAAAAGGACTGGAAACAACCCGATCTGGTCCACCAGACACCCTGGCAAGAACTCTATCGCCAAACTGTGGGCCAACTCGCCGATGGCGCGTGTTTGGAACTGGCCGTCAAATACCAGAATGTGCGCGACAACACCCCTCGCCATTCGCATTAAACCTGCTTGCATCGTGATATTCCCAACCCCCGAAGAATACACCGTCCTCGTCCTATCGCTTAAAGTGGGTCTGCTCTCCGTGGTGATAAGCCTGCCCTTTGCCGTATTGTTGGGATGGGTGCTGGCGCGCAAAAACTTTCGGGGCAAGCTCATCCTCGACGGCCTGTGTCACCTGCCCCTTGTATTGCCGCCTGTAGTTGTCGGGTATCTGCTGCTCCTCCTGTTGGGCCGCCGGGGTTTTCTGGGTCAAATTTTGAGCGACTGGTTTGGTTTGCAAATCGCATTTACCTGGCGAGGTGCTGTCCTATCCGCTGCTGTAGTGGGCTTTCCACTCATGTTAAGAGCTGTTCGCCTCGCCATAGAAAGTATTGATCCCCGTCTTGAGCGCGCTGCCCGCACCCTCGGTGCCAATCCGCTACGCGCCTTTTTCTCCATAACGCTGCGCCTTGCTACACCGGGCGTACTCGTTGGCTCCCTCCTCACATTTGCCCGCAGCCTTGGCGAATTTGGTGCCACCATCACCTTTGTCTCCAATATCGCTGGCGAAACCCGCACACTCCCACTCGCCATTTTCACGTACATCAATCAGCCCGACGGCGAAGCCGCTGCCGCACGCCTCGTCATACTCTCCATCATCCTATCTCTGGGCGCGCTCATCGCCAGCGAGACCGTCGCCCGAAAAATGAAAAATTAAACACAATGCTCACCCTTTGCGTACACAGGCAACTCGCCGAATTTACCCTCGAAATCAATGTGACGTGTACCTATCCCGTCACCGCGATATTTGGACCTTCGGGCTGCGGCAAAACCACCCTCCTGAACCTCATAAGCGGCCTGATGCGACCAGATAGCGGTCAAATCAGCATTGATAACACCATTTTATTCCACGCTGAAAAAGGCATTGACCTGCCACCGGAAAAGCGACGCATAGGCCATGTATTTCAAGACGATTTGCTCTTTCCACACCTGACCGTGCGCCAGAATCTCCTGTACGGGTATCAATTTCTCGCGTCATCAGAACGCAAATTTCATCCCGACACCATTATCGACCTGCTCGAACTAAACACCCTGCTCGACCGCCTCCCAAATCTCCTCTCGGGCGGAGAACGCCAGCGCGTCGCCCTGGGACGAGCCATTCTGACTTCTCCCAGATTACTCATCATGGATGAACCTCTGACCTCGCTCGATCAAGAGCTTAAAGACCGCATCATGCCCTATCTGCGCCACATTCGCACGGATTTGGGCATCCCCATGCTCTACGTCAGTCACGCAATTGGTGAAATCCTGCAACTCACCGGACAGGTCATTGTGCTCAATCGCGGGCAGGTACTCGCGCATGGAGACTTCTTTACTATCGCTCACCAGCCCAAAATTCTGCCCCTGCTCGAAGCGCACGGTTTTGAAAATGTCCTGCCCGTTGAAATCATCGCACCAAATCGCGTACAATACAACAATCAGACCCTCCACATCCCACCCTGTGACCGCACATCGGGCACGCATATATTTATAGGCATTCGGGCAAACGACATCATTTTGTGCCGACAACGGCCTGCTGGTTTAAGCATACGCAATGCCATCTCTGGACGAGTCCTCGACATCGTTGAAACACATGGCCGACGCCTCGTGTACATCGATGTAGGCAAACGCCTCGCCGCTGAAGTCACGCCCGAAGCGATAGAGGAATTGGCTTTAAAAATCGGCGACCCCGTAATTTGCCTCATAAAAACACACGCCATTCGCATAGGCCCAGATGTCTCTTGAGACCTCACCACTTCCATTTCCTGAAAAAAATCAAAATTTCTGAAACCCATTTACAACCTGCACTGTCTATTTATGTGACGTTGGGTAATTATTTTCTTCCTTTTCGTTTCAAAGTGCATCCAAAGGTATGTAACAGTGAAGATAAAATTTGCAAAAAATTCCGATTTCTTCCTTGACGTAATGAAGTTCTCTAACTATCTTTTTAAAGCTAAACATTATTGTTGCAATTCACCAACCTCAAACAGGGAATCCATCGTGTATATCCGTAAACCCGCACCACAGGGCTGAGTTTCCTGGCACGACATCCAGGGTAACACCTTTACACGAGAAACTTTTGTGTTCAACTCGTCATTGTTGCCTTTAACTGTCCAATCCAGGATAGCTCGCAATTTCAATAATTGCACGCGCTCTTATTGCGCCTGGGGAGGACTATATGGCTTGTTGAATGCATCAAAAAACACTGCCATCCTCGCCGGATGGCTTTTTTAATGGCCACAGCGCAAACGAGACGCGGTGGCCCTTTTTTTCAAAGGAGGCACTATGATCATTTAACAAACGCTTGGTAAACACAATACCTGGCTCACCATTTCTCCCCTTCATCAGAAAAAGGAGATCTGATATGATGTCAGTACAAATAGAAAGGCCCTCACGCGAGTCTTTGGCGGGACGACGTGAGGACCCCAGATCACACCGACAAATACATGCGGTGTTCCGCATAATTTAGGACAAATTTCCGATAACTGCAAATGGAATCACAAACTTGTGGAGAAAACAGATGCAAACATGGAAGGATGTATTCCGCAGAAAAGAGGAATTGCAAAATCTGAAAAACATCGGATTCTGCTTTCTGATTGTCGTTATCCTCATCACGGGTTCTTATGCCCTGACGGGGTTGCGCGACATTTTTCAGGTCTCGCTTGCGGAGCCTACCGAGTGGGAAATCACCGCAACGCCTGACGATATTGACGAGTAAACGACTACCCGCAGTAAACGACTACCCGCAGAGAAATTGATAACCATTCACCAGAGGATTAACCATGCAGTACGCAGAAGAGCGGGATCTGGTGCGCCGCACATTAAATGGCGATGCCGGGGCTTTCAACAGCCTTTACAAACGCCACTACGCCCGGATTCTCGCCACATTAATTGGACGAACCAGAAATCGACACGATGCTGAAGATTTGATGCAAGTGACTTTCTTGCGCGCCTATCGCGGTTTGTCCGGGTTCCGCGGGGAGGCTGCATTTTCAACCTGGCTGATGCAAATTGCCCTGAATGTGTGTACCACGCACATGCGATCCAAACAAGCCCGTAGATCGTGGCAGCAAACCATTGAAGATCCACAACTCGGTTATCGAGATACCTGGGAGCCAGCCAATACAGAGCGTCCCGACGATGCATTGTCTCGAAAAGAATGCCGCGAAATACTCGAAGAAAGCATAGAAGAACTGCCACAGCGATATCGCCATGCCGTGCGATTGCGCTATGTACAGGATCGATCCTATGCAGAAATTGCCAGAGAACTCGGTGTGCCGATGGGCACCCTGAAAACCTGGCTTCATCGCGCGCGACACCAGTTGCAAGAATCTCTTAACAACACGGAACTTGCGGCAATGTAAAACGTCTTACAACGTGTTAGCGCAATAGCTGTTAAATTTTAACATTCGAGGAGAAACTCATTTTATGCACTGTGACATTTGCGGGCGCGAAAACGCGCACATCCACAAAATCGACCGTCTGTATGGCAAGGGGAAACACACCGTCACCATTCGCAATATACCCCTTGCGATATGTTCGGCCTGTGATGAACGCTATTTTGCGCCTCGCATACCCGACAATGTCGAGCAACTGAGTCCAGTACTTCACAAACACTCAGAATCGACCTGTCTTGTATAAACAAGCAGCTAAAAAAAAGCCGCCGGTACATCTATCGGCGGCTTTTTTGTGTTCATTTTCGGACACCACTGTATCAAAATCGGACACTTGCCCACGTCATTAAATTTTGATGAGGCCATTTATTTTTTAATTTATGCCAGTATTCAATTTTTTTTCAAAAAATTAAGCGATTTATTTACAATAAGTTACAAAATTTAAAAGGAATATAGCCTAAAAAATTTGCTTGAATTATCGATCTCCCCAAAAGTTTGGCACGATTTTTGTTGTATTCAAATGCAAAATCAATTTCCGTCAGGTCATACTCGCGGTGGCGCAAAATGTTGGACAGATATTGCAACAGCGCCATTTTAACAATCTGAGGACATCATGCACTGCGACATTTGCGGCCGTGAAAATGCGTACATCCACAAACTTGACCGCACGTATGGCAAGGGGAAACATACCATTACCATTCGCAATATTTCCCTTGCGATATGTTCGGCCTGTGATGAACGCTATTTTGCGTCCCCCATGCCCGACAACGCTGAGCAACTGAGCCCAGTGCTACACACTGAGGCCAAATATTCAGAAGTGATGTATCTCGTCTAAAGATGTAGAAGGTTGTCGATAGCATCTATCGGCGGCTTTAGGGAGTCCAATTTTCAAAGGAGGTCCGTCCCATGCTCAAAAATTACCTGACCATAGCCCTGCGAAATCTGGTGCGCTACAAAACATACACCGCAATCAATGCCCTCGGCCTGGCAACGGGCATTGCATTTTGCCTGCTCACATTTCTCTATGTGCAGCACGAATGGACTTATGATCAATTTCACGAAAAATCCGATCGCATTTTTCGACTCGGCATGTCTGGCGGAACGTATGGCGGAAGAGACAATACCATACATGTCCGACTATCGGATCAAATTGGACCACTTATGCGAGAAAACATCCCGCAATTCGCCCACGTTGTGCGGATCAATGAAGGTCCAGGCACTGTATCTCACGGCAACAACACCTTTGAAGTAAAATCTCTGTTTACCGACGATGCCTTTTTTCAATTATTCACGTTTCCACTCATTCACGGCGATTCCAAAACCGCACTCGCAAATCCAAACAGTATCGTCTTAACGCAAAGTGCGGCAAAAAAATATTTCGGACAAACCGATGTTGTGGGGCAGGAAATCAGCATCCGCGACAAAATCTGGAACGAGGAAGAGAAAACTTTTGTCGTAGCGGGTATCGCAAATGACCCCCCTGAAAATTCCAGCATTCAGTTCGATCTGATTTTTTCTCAGGCAAGCCGTCCTCCTTCTAAAAATAAAATAACGTCATTTATTATGACACCAGACGGCAAAACCGAACGCAAAGAAATTACCCCGCCCGTCTTTATGAGGGGAAGAAATGTCACCTATATACAGCTAATTGATAACGTGCAATTGGCAGACGTGGCTCCTGTTCTGAATGCATTTGTTGAAGCAAACAAAACTTCCAGTGGCAATTTCAACTCTAAACGCAAGACTCCAGATTTAACCTTGCACTTGCAGCCCATCGCGGATATTCATTTTGATCGCGAAATAACAAATGGACTTTCAGCGCCGAGCAACCCCGCATATTCCTACATCCTCGCGGGCATTGCCCTCTCTGTATTGCTGGTAGCGTGCATCAATTTTACGAACCTCGCCATTGCGCGGTCTGCGACCCGAGCGCGAGAGGTAGGTGTACGAAAAGTGGTCGGAGCAATGCGTTTTCAACTGATGAAACAATTTTGGGGCGAATCTTTGCTGCTCACGGGTGTGGGAATGCTACTGGGGCTTGCACTGACAGAGTTTTTTCTTTCGACCTTCAATGCTTTAACACAGGTAAATTTAACACTGAATTATCAACCTTCCCTATCTGGCTTACTCTTTGGCCTGGCGCTCTTATTGGTTATCAGTCTGGTATCGGGCATCTATCCGGCACTCGTACTATCGGGTTTTGACCCCATTGCCGTTTTGAAGAACCGATTCAATATCGGCGGCAGGTCCTGGTCTGGTCGCGTTCTGATCGTTAGTCAGTTTGTCGTTGCGATTTTATTTTTGATTGCCACCCTTGTAATGTCTCACCAGCTAACATTTTTAAAAGAAAAAAATCTGGGGTTGAATGAGTCACAGGTCGTATTGGTAAAACCGAGGGACTCAAACCGGATGGGTTCATCACCAGACCGTCAGCAACACCACCTGAGATTGCAACTCTTCAAGCAAGAACTCAAACGGCATACCAATGTCATAAACGTGACACAATCGCATTTGTTCTCCAACTTAAAAGCGGACTCAGATAACCGCAAAAGCAATATTACATTCCCCAATGGAGAAGTGGTGGAAAAAGCTGAAATTTCTGTAGATTACGACTTCTTTGACACATTGGGTATTAATTTACTGGCGGGACGCAACTTTTCGCCAGATTTTGGCACAGATGCAACACAGGCTGTTCTGGTCAATAAAACATTTGTAGAACGCGCGCAATTGGAACAACCCTTGAACACGACCTTGCCCCTGACAAAGATGAAAGCCTATTTTACGCCGGGAGATAGCTTGCCAAAAGTTCAGCGAATAAAAGATCCCCAAATTATCGGTGTCGTAGATG
This region includes:
- a CDS encoding YgiT-type zinc finger protein, with the protein product MHCDICGRENAHIHKIDRLYGKGKHTVTIRNIPLAICSACDERYFAPRIPDNVEQLSPVLHKHSESTCLV
- a CDS encoding RNA polymerase sigma factor, whose protein sequence is MQYAEERDLVRRTLNGDAGAFNSLYKRHYARILATLIGRTRNRHDAEDLMQVTFLRAYRGLSGFRGEAAFSTWLMQIALNVCTTHMRSKQARRSWQQTIEDPQLGYRDTWEPANTERPDDALSRKECREILEESIEELPQRYRHAVRLRYVQDRSYAEIARELGVPMGTLKTWLHRARHQLQESLNNTELAAM
- the modB gene encoding molybdate ABC transporter permease subunit, translating into MFPTPEEYTVLVLSLKVGLLSVVISLPFAVLLGWVLARKNFRGKLILDGLCHLPLVLPPVVVGYLLLLLLGRRGFLGQILSDWFGLQIAFTWRGAVLSAAVVGFPLMLRAVRLAIESIDPRLERAARTLGANPLRAFFSITLRLATPGVLVGSLLTFARSLGEFGATITFVSNIAGETRTLPLAIFTYINQPDGEAAAARLVILSIILSLGALIASETVARKMKN
- a CDS encoding YgiT-type zinc finger protein — protein: MHCDICGRENAYIHKLDRTYGKGKHTITIRNISLAICSACDERYFASPMPDNAEQLSPVLHTEAKYSEVMYLV
- the modC gene encoding molybdenum ABC transporter ATP-binding protein translates to MLTLCVHRQLAEFTLEINVTCTYPVTAIFGPSGCGKTTLLNLISGLMRPDSGQISIDNTILFHAEKGIDLPPEKRRIGHVFQDDLLFPHLTVRQNLLYGYQFLASSERKFHPDTIIDLLELNTLLDRLPNLLSGGERQRVALGRAILTSPRLLIMDEPLTSLDQELKDRIMPYLRHIRTDLGIPMLYVSHAIGEILQLTGQVIVLNRGQVLAHGDFFTIAHQPKILPLLEAHGFENVLPVEIIAPNRVQYNNQTLHIPPCDRTSGTHIFIGIRANDIILCRQRPAGLSIRNAISGRVLDIVETHGRRLVYIDVGKRLAAEVTPEAIEELALKIGDPVICLIKTHAIRIGPDVS
- a CDS encoding ABC transporter permease; translation: MLKNYLTIALRNLVRYKTYTAINALGLATGIAFCLLTFLYVQHEWTYDQFHEKSDRIFRLGMSGGTYGGRDNTIHVRLSDQIGPLMRENIPQFAHVVRINEGPGTVSHGNNTFEVKSLFTDDAFFQLFTFPLIHGDSKTALANPNSIVLTQSAAKKYFGQTDVVGQEISIRDKIWNEEEKTFVVAGIANDPPENSSIQFDLIFSQASRPPSKNKITSFIMTPDGKTERKEITPPVFMRGRNVTYIQLIDNVQLADVAPVLNAFVEANKTSSGNFNSKRKTPDLTLHLQPIADIHFDREITNGLSAPSNPAYSYILAGIALSVLLVACINFTNLAIARSATRAREVGVRKVVGAMRFQLMKQFWGESLLLTGVGMLLGLALTEFFLSTFNALTQVNLTLNYQPSLSGLLFGLALLLVISLVSGIYPALVLSGFDPIAVLKNRFNIGGRSWSGRVLIVSQFVVAILFLIATLVMSHQLTFLKEKNLGLNESQVVLVKPRDSNRMGSSPDRQQHHLRLQLFKQELKRHTNVINVTQSHLFSNLKADSDNRKSNITFPNGEVVEKAEISVDYDFFDTLGINLLAGRNFSPDFGTDATQAVLVNKTFVERAQLEQPLNTTLPLTKMKAYFTPGDSLPKVQRIKDPQIIGVVDDFHLRSLHHALPPLVIFLDDVSLSSDFLVSIRPERLSETLAFMAEKWQSIAGDAPFDYVFLDENFDRLYREEERWGTIVQYASFFALFVACLGVLGLTSLAITRRTKEIGIRKVLGASNHHIVALLSREFVVLILIANLIAWPIAHYGVEHWLRDFAYRIDAGMGLFLLGGLLVFLTALLTIGIQALKAAQRNPVHALRYE
- a CDS encoding dihydroxy-acid dehydratase family protein, whose translation is MQKDYSEVKGPLRSQEWFNNPHNMGMTAVYVERYMNYGWTREELQSGKPVIGIAQTGGDLTPCNRIHVELVDRVKAGIRDNGGIPFEFPVHPIAEQGKRPTAALDRNLAYLGLVEILHGYPIDGVVLTTGCDKTTPACIMATCTMNLPSIVLSGGPMLDGHWRGRLAGSGTVVWEARERYAAGEIDYDGFMDIVTSSSPSVGHCNTMGTALSMNALAEALGLSLTGCAAIPAPYRARKQMAYRTGLRIVDMVKEDLTPDKVLTPEAFQNAIVVNSALGGSTNAPVHITAMARHIGLELPAKDWQTHGHHIPLLVNCQPAGEYLGEAFYRAGGVPAVMAELVKADKLHTYCQTVTGKTIGENLKDIAIEDERVIKPYDQPLKENAGFIVLSGNLFEAGLLKTSVIGDDFRKKYLQRAGDENAWEGTAVVFDGPEDYHHRINDPDLPIDENSLLFVRYCGPVGYPGSAEVVNMLPPDRLVQAGISELPCIGDGRQSGTSASPSILNASPEATVGGGLAFLKTGDRVRIDLNTCTANVLVSDRELAQRKKDWKQPDLVHQTPWQELYRQTVGQLADGACLELAVKYQNVRDNTPRHSH